ttttatattttataaataaaaattttatggaaatttgtttttgctcttgttacaCATGTATCTATATAACATCTTCAATATGACCTTTTAGTCCTAGAAGCATAAAAGACtgactatctggccctttacagaaaacgtTTGCTGATCCCTGCTTTAGACTTGTAACCTCACTTCCACATACAGGACCcctttggagaaaaagaaagggtgTTTTTCAGTATTCTATTAGGTGTTTCAAACAGGGCTGGGTGAGAGGACTAAAATTAGATGAAGCACCACTCCACTGCACAAGAAGAGAATTATGCATGTAAAACTCAATGTGATCAATCTACTCTGACAGAGAGAAAAATTGGAACAAAATCAATAGAAGAAGGGGcagggggaaaggaggagaatAATGAATCCCAGGGGcagggggaaaggaggagaatAATGAATCCAGTCAGAAGGCTGAATAAAAGTAAAGATCGGTGCTCCACAATGCTTGACACGGCACAAAAGAAGGACCTCAGCAAGGAGGAACGGATGAGGAATCTTGTAAGGTGCCTCCTTTCTACCTGCTtctgccttccctcccctctgtGTTCAGGGTTAGGCGGTGGCCCAGTGCTGGTAAGTCTGTGTGAGGCTCAACAAGCGCAAGGGTGTGGGGGTCAATGAATTTCCTCACAGAAAGTGGAGTGCAAATTATTAGAGCAAGAAACTGAAGTAAGTACTGCTATTATGTCTAGGAAAAACACTCCACAAGTGATTTTCCTTTACgttaataattaagaaaataattaggcAATAATAATTCACTAAATCAACACATTCAACTtctttatattgaaatatattgaTATAAGTGATCCATTAAAGATGAAAGCTTTCTAATAACAGTATATACAATTATACCATAATCTTCTGCTTCAGCTGTAATGTTATCATTTGCCTCCCTTTCCAGCATTAgtgaaaaaattcaaatgaaatgaCTATATCAACTATAAATCTAAGCATGTACAAAGCTATTTTAATCATCCATAAATTATTCCTTGGTATATTAATATATACCTTAACCTCCCGAAGGTTCATGCATTCCTCCCaggaataaaattttcttttcattctagaagagaagaaagaaacaaacagcacACTTATTCTCAGTAATAGGTTAAACTTTGCTTTTAGAAAAATGCTTCCATTCTGATCCTAATTAACAGTACTTAAAGTGGGTTTAAATTTCTACCCAGTATTATACTATCCCAAACCAGCACTTATTTTCAAACGGCAGTGCAATAATCCTAAGTCACAAATTTTGCCAGTAGCAGTGGTGTGGTGCAGTCCAAAGAGGCCTGGACTGCTGTCTTACTCTACACTAACTAACTAACCTTGCTCTGGAAGGAAATTGCTCAGGCTTATTCTATTTAGACCAGAGCTGTCCAGCAGAACTTTCTATATTGGTGTAACTGCTCTGTGCTGTCCAGGACGGTAGCCACTAGACACATGTGGCTACCGAGCACTTTGGCATGTGGCTAGCACAATGTgggaactgaattttaattttaattaaatttaaatttaaatgccaCATATGGTTACTTGCTATCATACTAGACAGCAGAGTTCTAGACCCTCTAgtgcaggagtcagcaaactatgaCCCATGGGCCAAAACCTCACCACCATCTGTTTCTGTACAGCCCACGAGCTAAGAATGgcatttacctttttaaattggGGGACAagtcaaaagaagaataatatttcataatgTGAAAATTTTGTGCAATTCAAATTCCAGTTTCTATAAgtgaaattttattggaacacaaccatactcattcatttatatactgcctgtggctgctttcaaaCTACAACAGCAGAACTGAGTAGTTGcaagagaccatatggcctgtgaagcttaaaatatttacagccTGGCCCTTCATAgagaaagtttgccaacccctggtctAGAGCctcaatggagaaaagaaaactccagaGTTAATCAGAAATCCAAGTTTCAAGGTTATATTTTTCAGTGCATTTCAATCACATTGTCTCATTTGTCTTATAGCAGTCCTGTGAAACAGATAGGACAGCTgaggaaacagaaacagagaagGTACACGACTTTCCCGAGGTCTCACTGCTGGCCAATAACAAACTTCCCATCTCTCCAGCTCACTCTGTCCTTGTCACACTGTCTCCCGGTAGAGTGATCAAATCCTTTATTCATGCCCCAAATATTATTTAGCCCCTGCTATGTAGTACAGTAGGTGCCTTGTCAGGCACTGGAGAGACAATGATGAGAAAGACATCCCTCATGAAACTGACATCATGGCAGGaaggtagaaaataattttatgtaccaagtgctgtgaagaaaggaaaagggcCTATAAAAGTGAACCTgacgggagcagtggctcagccAAATGATGCAGCAATTTGTAGGTCACATTAAACATTTGGGGCTTCATCCTAAAACTGCCAGGAAGACATTGGAAGCTGTCTTGGTTTGGATTCCTCCAAAAGCAGGGCCTGGGCAAGAACTTGGGTGcaggtagtttatttgggaggtgattccAGGAAGCCAGGGCAAGGAGCAGGAGACTGAGAAAAGAGAGGTAGGGAACCCAATAATGGGTGTATGAGTAAGCCAATAACAGGGTTGGCAACTGGCTCAGGCAGGCTGGGGACCTTTTAAGGAGCTGGACAGAATGCACCTTGGTTGAAAGTCTCCCACATGCACTTGGGATGGGGTGCTGGCATGGGCATAGAGCTGTGCGCTACAGCTGCACTGACATCAGGTGGGAGCAAGGGATGTGTTCATGCAACACAAAGAACATTTGGTCAAGTAGTTTTTGATGATGGAAgttgtatgtttaaaataatccCTTTGGTCTGATATGAATAGGGGGAAAAAAGCCAGGAGCCCTAGTGGCGGAGGACCTCATGGTGGAGGTGGCAAATGGTAATGGGTTGAATGGAGGTTAGCAGTGGGAATATACAGAAGTAGGTGGATGACATAAATATTACGTAAAATTGACAGTACTAGATGACTAAAGGTGAGGCATAatggggagggaaggcaggaggacTCCCAGGTTTTGAGGGTATAGTACCAATTATTGAAATAGGAAACActgaagaagaaacaaatttgGGGTAAGAGAGAATATGCTAAATATGAGTGTAGTTTTGGGCATGGTGAGTGTGAAATGTCTGCAGGGAATTCAAATATAGATGCTGACAAGGCAACTGGATAGAGATGGTTGTGGCAGTCTCCAATGTGGTTCCCAGAGACTCCCACCTCCTGCTACCCAGGGCCTTTTAGAACCCCCTCTCCTTCAACgacttgcttctaaccaacaGAATATAGCAATTTGACAAGGATGTCACTTCTGTGATTAATTTACAAAAGCAAGATATGACTTCCATCTCAGTACAAGTCTCTCATTGCCTTCAAGACTCCCAAGTTTTGATGAAGCAAATTGCCATGTTGTAAGCTGCTTTTTAGATgcccacatggcaaggaactgagggcAGCCTCCCACCAACAGCCGGCAGGGAACTGAGGCCCTCAGGCCAACAACCCATAGATCAACTCACAATCACAAAATGAGCTCAGAAGTGGATTCTTCCCCAGTCCAATCTTTGGATGAGACCCCAGCTTTGGCCAACACCTTGACTACAGCCTCCTGAGAGATACTGAGGCAAAGAACTTAGCTAAGTTGTGTCCAGACTCCTGACccagagaaactgtgagataataaatgtgtgttgttttaaacaaCTAAGTCTTGGAGTAAATTGTTACACAACAACAGATAACTAATACAATGTGTCTGGATTCAGGTTGTGAAGGGCAAGGGGGGGCAGAGGGAACAAGACAGCAGTCACCAGACCACCATACGCATGTAGATGGCCCAAATGAAGTCATCTTATTTCTTAGAGTTTCAGTTTCCTCTCATGTAAAATGATGTTTATTAACCTGCTTGTTACTACCTCACAATAAGAGAAAACACACTTTGATAACAAGTACTTTTACTATGTGCAAAGTAGTAAATCTAAAGTGGAAATGTTTTCAGACCTCTAACATGAGTGTTACAGAGTCAATAATCATCTAACCCACAGCCATCATTATCTAAGGTTCTTCTCTAGGCATCCTACCCACTCCCCTTTAGAACTGTTACAAAGATGGGTAATGGTGAGGGTAGAGTTAAAATTATCATGGCAGTGAAGGATCAAACTTACTTTTTAATAGCAATCAGCTCCCCAGACTCAATGCTTCTTCCCAGCAGGACGGAACCGTAGGTTCCATCCCCGAGCTGCCTGATTGTTGTGTATCTATTCATGGTGTGCCTGCTCAGGCCGGACACTCATCTCATGGCCGAAGTGGTTCAGTTCTGCAGTGGTAGCAGTCCTCCCCGGAGTGTAACCAGATTTTTCGATGGCAGCACCAGCACAAGGTATTCAATAGGACGTGACTGTCTcccaaatacatattttcaaaaatcagtCTTCTGCCtgcagagaaaaatgagagaCAAGGATAAAcgttaatatacattttgagtataCGTGTTTTTGTAAGTCTAAATCtgtgttttattggaacacagtcatacCCACATACTTGCATACCATTCATGactacaacagcagagctgaATAGTTGTGTGACGCTGTAGAGCCTGCAAAGCCCAAAGTACAGCAGGTTTTGGAATAATGTTGTTTCATTATAATGTTGATGAGGGACAAAAACTTGATTCCCGGCGGGGGCTGCTGTCCATGTGGAGTTTGCACattctccctgtgtctgtgtgggttttctccaGGTGCACACTAGGTGAACTGGCATGTCTACACTGTCTCAGGCTTGAGTGAGTGTAGGGTGGGTGTGTGAATGTGCCCTGCAATTGGTGCCTGTCTAGGGTTGGTTCCCACTCTGGGCCCTAAGCTGCTGGGATAGGCTCTGACCACCCACGACTATAAACTGGATTAAGTAGGTAAATAATtaccttaccttttttttttaatctttcttaaatgtatttatagCTCACATTCATTCCAATGTTTAATATTCAAAGTGTTTTAGTCTTTATTtggaagtttggtgatgtttttatgaccagaaatatgctgtaggaacttaactcttgtttatatcaattagcctatggcaaaattggttttgttatatgTTGTTTAGcataaagtcacagtttccaaagAACCTATTGATAAGTTAAATGAGGACTTAGTGTATTGACTATGTTGCCCTTTACACAGTTCACTAACCCTTGGTCTAAATAATgctgttttctaatttcttataCAACTAGAGATATTACGCTTGGAAAGTAAATTTGTCACTGACTCAGAAATGAATCAGCTCCAATTCAATGCTTTTCTGCTGACTAACCATTCTGGGCAAACACTGAGAGATAACTGTGGTCGATGAAAATTGCCAAGCTATGAAAATTTCGCTAAATATACTGTGTTCTATACACTTGAGCTACAATTAACAATGTAAACATACAAAAGCTAAGAAATGCTAAAGTTCTCCTGATACAGAACTTAAGTGTGCTCCATGAACTATGTGTGGCTAAGCATCAATGGTATTATTATCACTACTAGACATTCAGAAGCTAAACAAAGAACTAGGAATTCAAGGCCTATGTGCAGGGTATGCTCCTTTTAAAGTCATTCAGTTTGTGTCTTAAAAATAATGTCattgatttttcatttatataattcaGTCTGCCTATAATAAAGAAACTGTAGTAATAATGTAAAGTGACTAGTATTCCTACAAAGTGTCCAGATCACAAAAGACAAGGACAGACTAAGGAACTGTCACAGATTGGAGGCAATTAAGCAGACATGCCAAATAAATGCAATGTGGGATCCTTCACAGGACCCTGGAATAGAAAAGGACACTAGTGAAAAAGTTGGTAAAATCTAAGTAAGATCTGTTGTTAGTAGTATTGTGCCAATgctaatttcctggttttgatcatTGTTCTATGGTTATGTAAGATATTAATATTAGGGAAAGTGGGGTGAAGGGTTTCTAGgaactctgtactatttttgcaagttttctgtaagtctaaaattagttcaagattaaaaatttaaaaataggccaggcgcagtggctcatgactgtaatcccagcactctgggaggctgaggcaagtggatcacctaaggtcaggaatttgagaccagcctggccaacatggtgaaaccccttctctactaaaaacacaaaaattagctgggtgcggtggcatgtgcctgtagtcccaactactcgggaggctggggcaggagaatcgcttgaacccgggaggcacaggctgcagtgagccgagatcacgccactgcacgccagcctgggtaacagagtgagacttggtctcaaaaaatatatatatatatataaaaaaataaaataaataaataaatccagacTGTGTTCTCCTGAAAGCCGTGTGTGAGCTTGAAAAATCTTGACATATAAAACTCCTGCCTGATTTTACCATGCTTTATCACAGAATCAAACAAGCTTTTAGAGATCAAGCCCCACTCTACCCACCCTCAGCTCATTCCCTTTCCCCTAGAACCACTGTAAGGCCTCTGGTTGGAGGGGCATTTTCCTTCTTGAAACTCTTCAGGATCAGACTCCCTACAACCTCCTTCAGTAGCTCTTTAGGGTGATGTATTCCATTGatgactaataaatatttataaagcacctTCTGTGTGACAGATCCTATCTTTAAGCTCTGAGGATATAGAGACCAATAAAATATGGTCCCTTCTTTTAAAGAGCTTAGAGTCTCCTGGCaggggatgggggtgtggatgGGAGGGGGGAAGCAGATATGTACCACTCATGAATACAAACTAAGATATTTCAAGTATGCTTAGGGCACAGGATGTGGAGGGGAATTAAGGAGAAAGCCCTCTTGGTTTCCAGCTGGGTTAATTCCATCTGAGCTTAGGGAGGGCAGGAAAAATCTTCATAAAAGATtgtcttaaaaaagagaaaagtaggtGTTTTGTAGGGCAAATGGGGTTCTAGCACTCCAAGAAGCAGAAACTAAGAGGCAGGGCTTGAAATTAGGGGGTGGGAAAGGGGGAACTTGTGGAAAGAGTTGGCAGAGTTTTGTTTATGGAGGAACCCagatgccattttttaaaatacaggtttTGACTGGATTCTGTACTGGAGAAGAAAATGCaataaagcaggggtccccaaacccAGGGCTGTaaaccagtctgtggcctgttaggagctgggccacacagcaggaggagagcagtgggtgagtgagcattactgcctgagctccacctcctgtcagatcagcagcggcggcattagattctcacagaagcacgaaccctactgtgaactgcccatgggagggatctaggttgcgtgctcctcaggagactaatgcctgatgatctgaggtggagcagtttcatcctgaaaccatggACAGTAgattagataaaaatatttatctgtgtTAAAGTTATTGTAGTTGTAGTTACTGTCCTGTGATTCAGTAAGAATATAGTTTCATTCTTGGGAAATATACTCTGAAGGGTTTACAGGTAAAGGGCCATGATGTATGCAATTTATTCTAAAGTGGGTAGAACAAAAATTCTGTGTGCATTGCGGGGAAAACAAATGGGGTAAAATGTTAACAACAGGTAAATCTGGGTAAAGGgtatgctatggactgaatgatATCCCTCCTCCAAATTCACATGTTAaagccctaacctccaatgtgattgtatttggagacagacCTATGGAAAGGTAATTAGGCTACAGAGGTCGTAAGGGTAGGGGTCTGATACAATAGGGCTAGTGTCTTTTACCTCTCCCCCACACACCCTAGCACATGAGGACACAGGAAAAACGCagccaggaagacagccctcaccagaaaccaaaccatttgatcttggactttccagcctccagaactgtgaaaaaaataaatttctgttaagaCACCCAGTCTATGTTACTATGTTATGTATGGTAGCCCAGGCAGACTAAGATAGGATCTATGGGTATTCTTTTGGTATTCTTgcaatttatgtaaatttaaaattattatagattAAAAATTTCAATTATCCCTAAAATGATAGAAGaagggaaattttttaaagatacaggcATCTTAAATGTTTTATCTTAGATCAAAACATACAAACGCAGACTTATTTAATACAACTTGTTGAGAAGACAGAACACTATCATATACCATGGTTCCTCCACTTCATGATTACTGTATTATGGAATAGATTGGATTCAGGCTGTGCCTTAACCCAAAAAGTATATTTGGACCACAGCACAAGCAATTTTGGCTCTGCAtttgttttcccctttttcttctttatcttcaactatttttttcatatagcaTACACACagtcctcaacttatgatggtttgacttacgatattttgactttacaatggCGCCAAAGCTACATGCATTTAGTAGAAATCGTATTTCGAGCACCCATActattctatttttcactttcagtgcagtattcattatatacatgagatattcaacactttattataaaatgggctttgtgTTAGATAATTTGCCCAACTATAGGccaatgtaagtgttctgaacaTGTTTAAGATAGGCTAGGCTTACAATGATgctcagtaggttaggtgtattaaatgtatttttgacaatgattttttaacttacaatgggtttatagGGATGTAACCCCACTCTAAGTTGAGACACATCTGTGTATGAATCCTCCATCATTCATTATTTCACTTTCCAACAAATTAAGACTCCCAAACCATCGTTGTATGTCatcttcctaaaaaaaaaaaaaaattcctggaagcttgatttgtcaaaaaaaaaaaatcagccaactaATAaacaatgtctttatttttattttttaaagaaggctTTGCCCTATAGACAATGGGAAGTCAACTAAAGTTTTGTAACTAGGGACTAACATGATCAGATCTGCATTTTGTAATCCAGttagaatatttttcttcatgtccAACCAAAACTTGCATATTCTAACTTAAGCAAATTTCTTCTGCCTAGTTTTCTGTGGATATAAAGAAGCTATGTCATAAAAATGTCTATGCACATGAAATGAGTAATCAAGCGTGTGTCTCTCAGCCTTCTCCTGCCTTAATTACATGACCTTTTCTCAGAGGAAGCATTTTCCACTCCTTTAATTACCTTTGGCATTCATCTCTGAATCCTCACACATTTCTCCATCTCCTTGATGAACTATGGTGACCAAAACTTAATAGTAACCTATATTACAGTAGCATGTGGGCTCCCTCATGCTTTTTGCAATGGCATTATACTACTGATTTATATCAGTTATTAATAATAAAGCCTTTTTTGGATAATTAATGTCCCTTCCTCATCCACTTAAATTGTACAATTGGAACAATGGTTCCTAGATTATCACTGagaaagctatctgtgaaagaatTAAGAGCTTCATTGAAATCCAGATAGAGTGGGTCATTCATTCAATGCACAGTCACCCCAACAATTCCTCCTTGTTATAGTCTGTCATATTATCAAGGAACAAAATCTAATTACTCTGGCAAGATATGACTCTCACCATACCATGGCAGTTACTTTCTAATTTCTAATGCTACTTCAGGTAATTACCTAACAACTATACAATGGATCAGACTAGTGTCTCTTCAAGCATTGATGGCACatggtataattttatttaaactttaataAGATGCTAAGCATTATGCAAGGCTCTTGGGCACATTATGGATAAGGCTAGGGTCTCTCCTTTAAATGACTCACAACtgacagatacacaaaaaatgtaGAAACTGCTATGAGAATGCAGTAGACAGCAACCAACTcttgggaggaggagagagatctGACAATCCTTCAGAGAAGAGGTAGTATTgagatattaaaaaatgaaaaaggttttCTTAcacagaaaaggagagaaagaaattataagtGGAGGAAACTGTAAAAATGTTGGCGAATACAAGAGCTTGGTGTGTTCACAAGAGGGCAGGCACAGCCTAATGTTTCTCACCCTGGTTGAATACAGAATCACCTAGAGAACCTTTAACATTTACTCATGCCTAGCCCCAGCCCCAAGAAGCAGGTCAGGATGGGGGCTGAGCTTTGAGAGTTCTGAAAGTTTTCCAGGTCTAATGTGCAACCAGGGCTGGGTACGAGGCTAGAGCGTAAAACCAATTCAATAGAGGGCGATGGGGCAAATTGCAGGAAATAGCTAGAAAGTTAGGGTGGGCCCAATTATGAACGAGTATGTGTGTCAtgcaggagttttttgtttttgcttttgttttgttatttttttgagacacggtctcactctgtcacccaggctggagtacagtggtgaaaatcacagctcactgtggcctcaacctcctaggcccaagtaatcctcccacctcagcctcccaagtagctgggagtacttGGTGTACAct
This DNA window, taken from Pan paniscus chromosome 5, NHGRI_mPanPan1-v2.0_pri, whole genome shotgun sequence, encodes the following:
- the LOC129397965 gene encoding uncharacterized LOC128092246 homolog, which produces MGYSFFPRSCGSLLPGRRLIFENMYLGDSHVLLNTLCWCCHRKIWLHSGEDCYHCRTEPLRP